In the Centroberyx gerrardi isolate f3 chromosome 9, fCenGer3.hap1.cur.20231027, whole genome shotgun sequence genome, one interval contains:
- the serbp1a gene encoding SERPINE1 mRNA-binding protein 1 isoform X2: protein MPGQMQEGFGCAITNRFDQLFDDESDPFELLKQAEIKKKEAPVPGAAKTAAQAAKQQKKESQKDRKNPLADKKEEIQAPVPLKKDGAGMRRMGRRPEGEGSRPQGGQSGQGGQGEGRPPTDRRPVDRRPPRRFERPAGEAGEKTEGGEFSVEKPVGDRPMRGRGGARGGRGGRGRGMGRSDGFDSRGKREFDRHSGSDRSLKGEEKRGGSGSHNWGTVKDELTELDQSNVTEENPEGEEHPPADSENKENEVEEVKEEGPKEMTLDEWKAMQDKERAKVEFNIRKANEGADWNKGYVLHKSKTEDEKKAALIETEGEEPSKPEDEHHFRKPANDITSQLEINFGDLGRPGRGRGGPRGGRGGRGRGEGREGREPREPREGAAPRPPRGGRTDKPSGVSVPNVDDPEAFPALA, encoded by the exons ATGCCCGGACAAATGCAAGAAGGTTTTGGCTGTGCCATAACCAATCGGTTCGACCAGTTATTTGACGATGAGTCGGATCCGTTTGAGCTGTTGAAGCAGGCGGAGATAAAGAAGAAGGAGGCTCCTGTTCCTGGTGCCGCCAAGACTGCAGCCCAGGCTGCTAAGCAACAGAAAAAGGAGTcccagaaagacagaaagaaccCCCTTGCTGATAAGAAGGAGGAGATCCAGGCACCTGTCCCCCTCAAGAAAGATG GTGCCGGTATGAGGAGAATGGGTCGGAGGCCGGAGGGCGAAGGCTCCAGGCCCCAGGGCGGCCAGAGCGGCCAGGGCGGCCAGGGAGAGGGGCGCCCCCCCACAGACAGGCGGCCCGTGGACAGGCGGCCCCCTCGTCGTTTCGAGAGGCCTGCCGGTGAAGCCGGTGAGAAGACCGAGGGAGGAGAATTCTCAGTGGAGAA GCCTGTTGGTGATAGACCAATGAGGGGGCGCGGCGGTGCCCGGGGAGGCCGTGGAGGCAGAGGCCGCGGCATGGGTCGCAGTGATGGTTTCGATTCCCGAGGAAAACGTGAATTTGATAGACACAGTGGCAGTGACCGATC CCTGAAGGGTGAGGAGAAGCGTGGTGGAAGTGGATCTCACAACTGGGGCACCGTCAAGGATGAACTGAC CGAGCTTGACCAATCAAACGTCACTGAGGAGAACCCTGAGGGAGAGGAGCATCCACCTGCTGACTCTGAGAACAA ggaaAACGAGGTAGAGGAAGTGAAGGAAGAAGGCCCCAAGGAGATGACTCTGGATGAATGGAAGGCCATGCAGGACAAGGAGCGCGCCAAGGTGGAATTCAACATCCGCAAGGCCAATGAGGGAGCTGATTGGAACAAGGGATATGTGCTGCACAAGTCCAAGACGGAGGAT GAGAAGAAAGCTGCTCTGATTGAGACTGAGGGTGAAGAGCCCTCCAAG CCAGAGGATGAACACCACTTCCGGAAGCCAGCCAATGACATTACGTCCCAGCTGGAGATCAACTTCGGAGACCTGGGCCGTCCAGGCCGTGGCCGCGGGGGACCCCGTGGCGGCAGGGGGGGCCGCGGTCGGGGCGAGGGCCGTGAGGGCCGCGAGCCTCGTGAGCCTCGTGAGGGAGCCGCTCCCAGGCCGCCCCGTGGAGGAAGGACTGACAAG CCGAGTGGTGTGTCTGTGCCCAACGTGGACGACCCCGAGGCCTTCCCAGCCCTGGCTTAA
- the hsd17b7 gene encoding 3-keto-steroid reductase/17-beta-hydroxysteroid dehydrogenase 7, with product MNKVVLVTGANSGIGLALCERLLTEDSGLQLCLACRNLRRAQAARSALLTSHPTAQVALLQLDTSSITSVLTAAHEVKLRYNRLDYLYLNAGIMPNPQFDVKAFFKGLFSSKVVTMFATGEGILTQRDAVTADGMQEVFATNLFGHFLLVRELEPVLCQAGRPSQVIWTSSSNAHRSAFNLEDMQHQKGTQPYSSSKYASDLLSLALNTHFNKQGLYSSVICPGFVMTNLTYGILPSFPAFLWTVLLPVFWLIRVFTNTFTLTPYNGAEALFWLFKQKPESLDPQAKYHSLTSGLGHNYTQSRKMDVDEDMSEALYEKLLQVEDKVRKKLKEKQKSIPASSQ from the exons ATGAATAAGGTGGTTTTGGTGACGGGAGCAAATAG TGGCATTGGCCTGGCTCTTTGTGAGCGTCTCCTCACAGAAGACTCGGGTCTCCAGCTCTGTCTGGCCTGCAGGAACCTGCGCCGGGCTCAGGCCGCTCGCTCCGCCCTCCTGACCTCTCACCCCACTGCCCAGGTGGCCTTGCTGCAGCTGGACACCAGCAGCATCACCTCAGTCCTCACTGCTGCACATGAGGTCAAACTCAG GTATAACCGACTGGACTACCTCTACCTCAATGCAGGCATCATGCCAAACCCCCAGTTTGATGTGAAAGCCTTTTTCAAAGGCCTCTTCTCCAG CAAAGTCGTCACCATGTTTGCCACTGGGGAGGGGATCCTGACGCAGAGGGACGCCGTCACCGCTGATGGAATGCAGGAAGTATTCGCCACCAACCTCTTCGGTCACTTCCTACTA GTCAGGGAGCTGGAGCCGGTCCTGTGCCAGGCGGGCCGGCCCTCCCAGGTGATCTGGACCTCCTCCAGTAATGCTCACCGCTCAGCTTTTAACCTTGAAGACATGCAGCACCAGAAAGGCACCCAGCCCTACAGCTCCTCTAAATACGCCTCCGACCTGCTCAGCCTGGCGCtcaacacacacttcaacaaACAG GGTTTGTACTCATCGGTGATCTGTCCAGGTTTTGTGATGACCAACCTGACCTACGGCATCCTGCCCTCCTTCCCAGCCTTCCTCTGGACTGTGCTCCTGCCTGTCTTCTGGCTT ATCAGAGTGTTCACCAACACGTTCACCCTGACACCTTACAATGGAGCTGAGGCCCTG TTCTGGCTGTTTAAGCAAAAGCCAGAGTCACTGGACCCTCAAGCCAAATACCACAGCTTAACGTCCGGGCTGGGCCACAACTACACACAGTCACGTAAG ATGGATGTTGATGAGGACATGTCAGAGGCCTTGTACGAGAAATTGCTGCAGGTGGAAGATAAAGTAAGGAAGAAactgaaggaaaaacaaaagagtaTCCCAGCGTCTTCACAGTAG
- the il12rb2 gene encoding interleukin-12 receptor subunit beta-2 — translation MATIPKPWSILTVITVLAVQFCIGQKSCVIWSSAGTVVQRGSNFTVYCTFNCKCKGSMYADNVREPKKHENFNSTTLCLKVVNITECRTYSCQCNHCRSALDPCGLDISAGYPPDVPKNINCIQNVISDKKKVVVCTWNSGRETYLRNTSKLWARTTSGNRTDQTDFYTGSRKGSDLLSVNFQVSSSVQLISVWVKANNPLGAAESSTFNYTLSDIVMPSPPVLVQADCSSRGCEIKVEQSLRTEHLEIQYRTEQQAWTTHPHTGVQTGSVRVQSISSLEPYRLYYFRARAKFSTGLWSQWSTNISNWTQEEAPDKELDVWFAELSSEFNSMTVYWKRLNDSNARGKIIEYRVKVHNFQTGSISISNISANASRSSVPSCANCAVSLFARNSKGLSPPATVPSLHKTAPPPQDVRVKAGNRSVTICWRKPETTLLPTGYLVEWHPEGQKLDELQWVRLGRDEDHAVITGIEPFECYEGAVFVLYESSVGRARFRSVSTVESAPTGGPSVKEQVEGDKVTVSWTELPREQRRGCVRKYTIYIKNIANPELLRFYTPASDRMCIIKDLPPASYSLWMTASTAKEEGPAGEMVKFFIQQESQVFLLLVLTVVGVVVVVLLCLCQCSAVQQRFCMLFHCLMLNDVPDPANSKWARECAKEKGRMDLQLQLSDSVTEEENEPIIVDVEELHEESRNNSTPAADASPLLCPQTGLSRATQPAPPLYPQTSYIKSFSHDSDSSDHTHTSLDTNTTVDYISSHGPLDGIEDEDEEEEEDEREECMEVLGFFPSHNAFMDPLVFGGKLTLDAVKIDCGSFFENG, via the exons ATGGCTACAATACCCAAACCATGGTCCATCCTTACTGTCATCACTGTGCTGGCGGTACAGTTTTGCATAG GTCAGAAATCATGCGTTATATGGTCCAGCGCTGGAACTGTGGTGCAGCGAGGCTCCAATTTCACGGTGTACTGCACTTTTAACTGCAAGTGCAAGGGATCTATGTATGCAGACAATGTACGCGAGCCAAAGAAGCACGAAAATTTCAATTCTACAACCCTGTGTCTTAAAGTGGTGAACATAACAGAGTGCAGGACATACAGCTGTCAGTGTAATCACTGTCGATCAGCACTTGACCCGTGTGGACTCGACATCTCCGCTGGAT ACCCACCAGATGTTCCCAAAAACATAAACTGCATCCAGAACGTCATAAGTGACAAAAAGAAAGTTGTGGTCTGTACTTGGAATAGTGGAAGGGAAACATATCTTAGGAATACTTCAAAGCTGTG GGCGAGAACTACTTCTGGAAACCGCACAGATCAGACAGATTTCTACACAGGCTCCAGAAAGGGATCTGACTTGCTGTCAGTTAATTTCCAAGTGTCCAGTTCTGTGCAGCTGATCTCTGTGTGGGTCAAAGCCAACAATCCGCTGGGCGCCGCAGAGTCCAGCACCTTCAACTACACACTCAGTGACATCG TGATGCCGTCGCCGCCTGTTCTTGTCCAAGCCGACTGCTCGTCCCGGGGCTGTGAGATCAAGGTGGAACAGTCGCTGAGGACTGAACACCTAGAGATCcaatacagaacagaacaacaggcATGGACGACCCATCCACATACT GGTGTGCAGACGGGTTCAGTACGGGTCCAGTCCATCTCTTCTCTGGAGCCATATAGGTTGTACTACTTCAGAGCCAGAGCCAAATTCAGTACTGGGCTATGGAGCCAGTGGAGCACAAACATCTCAAACTGGACTCAAGAGGAAG CCCCTGACAAAGAACTGGATGTGTGGTTTGCTGAACTCTCCTCTGAATTTAATTCCATGACGGTTTACTGGAAG AGGCTGAACGATTCCAACGCCAGAGGGAAGATTATAGAGTACAGGGTCAAAGTTCACAACTTCCAGACAGGATCGATCTCCATCAGTAACATCAGCGCCAACGCCAGTCGTTCTTCAGTCCCGTCCTGCGCCAACTGTGCGGTGTCTCTGTTTGCTCGCAACTCCAAAGGCCTGTCCCCTCCTGCCACAGTTCCCTCCCTTCACAAAACAG CCCCGCCCCCTCAGGATGTGCGTGTGAAGGCAGGCAACCGCAGTGTCACCATCTGCTGGAGGAAGCCTGAAACTACATTGCTGCCCACCGGGTATCTGGTGGAGTGGCACCCAGAGGGCCAGAAGCTGGACGAGCTGCAGTGGGTCAGACTGGGCAGGGACGAGGACCATGCAGTCATTACAG GCATCGAGCCATTTGAGTGCTATGAGGGAGCGGTGTTTGTCTTGTATGAGAGCTCAGTGGGCCGGGCCAGGTTCAGGAGTGTCAGCACTGTGGAGTCAG CCCCGACAGGGGGTCCGTCTGTCAAAGAGCAGGTTGAGGGAGACAAAGTGACGGTGAGCTGGACCGAGCTTCCCAGAGAACAACGCAGAGGATGTGTCAGAAAGTACACCATCTACATAAAAAACATCGCAAACCCAGAACTCCTGCGTTTCT ATACACCAGCGTCAGACAGGATGTGCATCATCAAGGACCTGCCTCCAGCCTCCTACAGCCTGTGGATGACGGCTTCGACTGCTAAAGAAGAAGGTCCTGCTGGAGAAATGGTCAAGTTCTTCATCCAGC AGGAGAGCCAAGTGTTCCTCCTGTTGGTGCTCACGGTGGTCGGGGTGGTGGTCGTGGTTCTGCTGTGTCTGTGCCAGTGCTCAGCAGTACAGCAGAG GTTCTGCATGCTTTTCCATTGCCTCATGCTCAATGACGTGCCAGATCCTGCCAACAGCAAATGGGCAAGGGAATGTGCCAAAGAGAAG GGCAGGATGGACCTGCAGCTCCAGCTGAGCGACAGTGtaacagaggaggagaacgaGCCGATCATCGTGGATGTTGAGGAGCTGCATGAGGAGAGCAGGAACAACTCCACTCCTGCCGCTGACGCCTCGCCGCTGCTCTGCCCTCAGACCGGCCTGAGCCGAGCGACGCAGCCGGCCCCGCCGCTCTACCCCCAGACCTCATACATCAAGAGCTTCTCCCACGACTCGGACAGCTCCGACCACACGCACACCTCTCTGGACACGAACACAACCGTCGACTACATCTCGTCGCACGGACCATTGGACGGAatagaggatgaggatgaggaggaagaggaggatgagcgAGAAGAATGTATGGAGGTGCTGGGTTTCTTCCCCAGCCATAACGCCTTCATGGACCCTCTGGTGTTCGGGGGGAAGTTGACTCTGGACGCTGTCAAGATCGACTGCGGTAGCTTCTTTGAGAACGGTTAG
- the serbp1a gene encoding SERPINE1 mRNA-binding protein 1 isoform X1, translating into MPGQMQEGFGCAITNRFDQLFDDESDPFELLKQAEIKKKEAPVPGAAKTAAQAAKQQKKESQKDRKNPLADKKEEIQAPVPLKKDGAGMRRMGRRPEGEGSRPQGGQSGQGGQGEGRPPTDRRPVDRRPPRRFERPAGEAGEKTEGGEFSVEKPVGDRPMRGRGGARGGRGGRGRGMGRSDGFDSRGKREFDRHSGSDRSSLKGEEKRGGSGSHNWGTVKDELTELDQSNVTEENPEGEEHPPADSENKENEVEEVKEEGPKEMTLDEWKAMQDKERAKVEFNIRKANEGADWNKGYVLHKSKTEDEKKAALIETEGEEPSKPEDEHHFRKPANDITSQLEINFGDLGRPGRGRGGPRGGRGGRGRGEGREGREPREPREGAAPRPPRGGRTDKPSGVSVPNVDDPEAFPALA; encoded by the exons ATGCCCGGACAAATGCAAGAAGGTTTTGGCTGTGCCATAACCAATCGGTTCGACCAGTTATTTGACGATGAGTCGGATCCGTTTGAGCTGTTGAAGCAGGCGGAGATAAAGAAGAAGGAGGCTCCTGTTCCTGGTGCCGCCAAGACTGCAGCCCAGGCTGCTAAGCAACAGAAAAAGGAGTcccagaaagacagaaagaaccCCCTTGCTGATAAGAAGGAGGAGATCCAGGCACCTGTCCCCCTCAAGAAAGATG GTGCCGGTATGAGGAGAATGGGTCGGAGGCCGGAGGGCGAAGGCTCCAGGCCCCAGGGCGGCCAGAGCGGCCAGGGCGGCCAGGGAGAGGGGCGCCCCCCCACAGACAGGCGGCCCGTGGACAGGCGGCCCCCTCGTCGTTTCGAGAGGCCTGCCGGTGAAGCCGGTGAGAAGACCGAGGGAGGAGAATTCTCAGTGGAGAA GCCTGTTGGTGATAGACCAATGAGGGGGCGCGGCGGTGCCCGGGGAGGCCGTGGAGGCAGAGGCCGCGGCATGGGTCGCAGTGATGGTTTCGATTCCCGAGGAAAACGTGAATTTGATAGACACAGTGGCAGTGACCGATC CAGCCTGAAGGGTGAGGAGAAGCGTGGTGGAAGTGGATCTCACAACTGGGGCACCGTCAAGGATGAACTGAC CGAGCTTGACCAATCAAACGTCACTGAGGAGAACCCTGAGGGAGAGGAGCATCCACCTGCTGACTCTGAGAACAA ggaaAACGAGGTAGAGGAAGTGAAGGAAGAAGGCCCCAAGGAGATGACTCTGGATGAATGGAAGGCCATGCAGGACAAGGAGCGCGCCAAGGTGGAATTCAACATCCGCAAGGCCAATGAGGGAGCTGATTGGAACAAGGGATATGTGCTGCACAAGTCCAAGACGGAGGAT GAGAAGAAAGCTGCTCTGATTGAGACTGAGGGTGAAGAGCCCTCCAAG CCAGAGGATGAACACCACTTCCGGAAGCCAGCCAATGACATTACGTCCCAGCTGGAGATCAACTTCGGAGACCTGGGCCGTCCAGGCCGTGGCCGCGGGGGACCCCGTGGCGGCAGGGGGGGCCGCGGTCGGGGCGAGGGCCGTGAGGGCCGCGAGCCTCGTGAGCCTCGTGAGGGAGCCGCTCCCAGGCCGCCCCGTGGAGGAAGGACTGACAAG CCGAGTGGTGTGTCTGTGCCCAACGTGGACGACCCCGAGGCCTTCCCAGCCCTGGCTTAA